The sequence cactgtcattccccacgtgagcgttgaagtcccccagcaggacgagggagtccccagagggagcgctctccagcacaccctccacggactccaaaaagggtgggtactctgagctgctgtttggtgcatatgcacaaaccacagtcaggacccgtccccccacccgaaggcggagggaggctaccctctcgttcaccggggtaaaccccaacgtacaggcgccgagccggggggcaataagtatgcccacacctgctctgcgcctcacaccgtgggcaactccagagtggaagagagtccaacccctctcaagaggactggtaccagagcccaagccgtgtgtggaggcgagtccgactatatctagtcggaacttctcggcctcgcacaccagctcgggctccttccctgccagagaggtgacattccatgtcccaagagccagcttctgtagccgggggtcggtccgccaaggtctcctcccttggccgccacccaacccacactgcacccgacccctttggcccctcccaccggtggtgagcccgtgggaagggggacccacgttgccccttcgggctgtgcccggccgagccccatgggtgcaggcccggccaccaggcgctcgccagcgagccccgcctccaggcctggctccagaggggggccccggtgacccgcgtccgggcgagggaaacgcgtctccaaaattcttcttcatcatcaggGTCTTCTGACACaatattttatccatccattttcttgaccgcttattcctcacaagggatgcggggggtgctggagcctatctcagctggctttgggcagtaggcgggggacaccctggctggttgccagccaatcgcagcagaaaaaatattactcaaaaaaaacaacaaagctcccccaagaAATTAGGCAGAAAaactggttttgtttttttttctctcaagtgaatgcaatgcgCTACTGTTGTAATAGGATCATAAAAGGATGTAGTTCTATTTGTTTTAAACCTGAGCAAAGACATGATGGAGCCTCTTGCAAGAGCTGTTCTACACAATTCAGACTTAAACACATAGTCGCCTATTCTACAAGGCAAGTTTAACTTCTGCCAAAGTTATTTTCTGGTAAGATAGCTTCCCTTTTATTCAAGTTTTGCTTTCAAGTAGTACTTCACACAAAACTATTGCCCACCCACATTCTGCATCCTGCTTCTGTTCCAGGAAATAACGTCTTTTCAGGTGAAGAGGACAGCTCTTCATATAAGCCCCtcaagagagagaggaaaaccATGAGCAAGATAATACTGTTCATTCAGGTGAGCTCAAGTTCATTTTACGATGTTTCAAAGTCAAGCTATTCTATCAATCTGTGTTTAGTATTGAATCTTCTGAGAAAATTCATATGCATTGTGAACAGGTGGTCACTGCGTGTTACGTCACCCACTGTCAGGCAAAAATTGAAGTTAACTGTGACAAAAATGTTGACTTGAGCTGCCCGTGTCGTGACAACGCGCAGTTCCTGTTGCTGACTTGGTACAAGGTCAGTGAATCATTTCAGCCTCTCGACAACATGACATTTGACCCTTCCGAACTCAAGAGTTATCAAAACGTAAAGATGAATGGACAGATAAGAAGATTCATCATCAGCATCGGTGAAGGCCAGGTGGAGAAGGCGATCATTTCTCAACGGTCCGCATTTGGCGAGAACGACAGTCTGCATCTGCCCGCGGTGACGCCACAGGACTCTGGCGCCTACAAATGTGCCATCACTGCAAAAGTAGGAGGTCAAAATAAAGAGTGCATGGTCGACCTTTTCGTGCATGGTAAGTAATAACATGCTACGTTAGATCAGTGATTCCCAAACAAGATTAGCACAATTACTGTTTTGGTGCCACCCCATTTGAAGGCCATCTTTACAGTAGAAGAAATACGCACAAGCTTTCTGATGGCCTCTCACCTGACATCAGACAGGAAGTTTGTGGTTAACAACGGGGGGGGCTGCAAATTTTATTGCACCATATCACAGTTGTCAAACTTATTTTCAATGAAGGCAAAATTAGAGTTATGATGAGAAGAGTGAAAACATATTAATGTCCAACGTCCCTATCACATGATTCAAGTACCACTTCACTATTTTACCATAGTAGAATTAGAgtcctaatgctgcattcgaggatggtcggaagtcggacttttccgagttcaaaccaggaagtgtgtacgggaacgcccccttgaactcggaaatgccacttgcgaagtcggggggaaaaaaaggaccccaacttcaccggcggactacaatgtgacgtcactctatattgcaaaacacaatttactctagtataaaactagatagctttcttcattcataaatattcgacattaCTCCATGtatgtgacagtattgccgctatctccctgtaattatacggtcaactacttaactgtatgaaatgcttatgaaataagattaaaactataaatgaagcaaaattgcaaaattgcaaaaaaaaaaaaagttttctagaGGTCCAAATGAGTTTtgtggaccaaaataaaaaacaatatcactccgccattttggttgtttaccttcgcctcgaacgctttcaggtcggaactgggaaaaaccaactcggatatatccgaattccaaccatcctcgaatgcagcacaagTGCTCATTTCAAAATGTGGCAGAAATTTTGTTCCTAAATggtatacagtatttatttactattttatctttctatctatctatctatctatctatctatctatctatctatctatctatctatctatctatctatctatctatctatctatctggctagctagctagctagctagctagtaccAAGTAGCCAGCTAGCTATCTACTGTATGTACCTTTTCCATGCCTGTTTTCTTTGTCTCACTTCAGCTTGTGTGATCAACACACCAACGACAAATGTACAGCTCACCACAATTCCAAGCGCTGTTAACTCCAGTCGGCATGGCGAGGAGCTGCCATTGCCAGTCATGTGGAGCGTTCTGGGCTGCTTGGCAGTGGGCTTGGCCAAAGTGCTTGTGTCATACATAAGCATTCGGGTAAAGAAACTCATGTTGGGCACGTGTGAACATTACGAGTGTAATATGAACAAAATAGGATAACAGGTTAGCAGACTCGTAGTTATGCTAGTACACAGGGAGTCTGCTAAGCAGTTTTCTGGTTTTGGTTACTTGACGTATGCAACATTAACAAGAGGAGCAGACTGAACACGAAATATCACGTCGTCTCGTGCGCCTCGAATAGTTTTGTTCACGTGGGAACGACATGTGGGttgaaacagaaaaaacaaagttcaatgctatgctaaatgctaatttGGTCGACAGTTCAACAGCTGACAGTTCAACATCGCTCAATCCTCACAGACCACAAATATCATCTCCCTTAGTTTATTTCACCacggcgtgtgtgcgtgttttactGCTGCTTTGTGTGACGTAGTAAGTTGGCTGACGGCCACGAAAAGTtcacattagcatttttttttttcttgcgctgattttctcttttttttcaccctttgaGCAGGTCATTCAAGCTTGCTGTTTGTGATCTTCTAGACGAGtgcaagaaaacaaaagatgatcattagggcccgagcagcgaccgctgcgaggtccctcttgtttttgtaagaattattagggcccgagcagcgaccactgGCATCTgatcgatccaaacatatgtattttttttctttagtttcattttttttttatcacctctatggacaataaaagcaacattgtgcaatgagtacgagcgatgatgagtgtatatatacttttacgaaaaataacaatcagggcaactcattgcctaaaaataaaaaaagacgctgatttttgcagatcttaacaatcaccaaaacccattgagcttgacacactcatcacacctggcaaaaaaagaaaaaaaaatccacatgtaatggtttatcatgccattttcaaagacattctgcttccaatgtgccagtaccccaacgtgcaagtaccccaacgtgcaagtaccccagcgtggcccgggctgtgagggccctttatagctgctcgcagctctagttcttcttcttcttcttcttcttctccgtaaacgatcgcatttttgagggcctaaatatttacgaaaactcaccaaactttgcagtctcttctcaatttgatattatgtagttgtcataacaatgcgactctatagcgccccctagcgtagaaaaataaaaaccattcccggcccgtttgacctagagctacgaaaattgtcaggcacgtgtagcaccctgagacgcacaaaaaagtcagtggaagccatttcctaaaatgtacaggaagtgagctatgaattttttaatgtcaaattttggcctattttggcacattcactgtggtcatgctttttccccctttgcaaacatttttcatccaagtcacttcaaacttggcatttatcatctcaagacctgagagaacaactgggcaaaaaatcttgccttttcgaaatactatatgacgggggcggggcatcaaatattgcctttaaaatttcatttgtccagaaagagcaaatgcttaataactcccatgttcaagctccaaaaaatctcaaacttctcaggcaacgtaatagtcacggcctgaaaacatctatatgataaaattcagttatacatatagcgccacctagtggtaacaataaatgtcatactttacatttttagctactgcgctgagctcgttgaagggatccagttgaaaattggtcagaaaagccttaagatgttgatcatgccccacaccaaatattgtaacttttcgccaaagggcgtggccgctacggtgccgcaaagtctgaagacttttcgtgacaataaaagctgcattaacttgaccgagatgatcctatcttctcaaaatttcacacatttgatgaaagtccagccctaaagacatctacgaacttatatttcagctaactgatagcgccacctagtggcaatttttttttcttacgaattttcttcaatgcttttctccaaacacgttaactggacctacctcatatttgctcagatgagggtttcggccttcatgatgtcacaacgcgaagtttgtgagttttcgcgaattgctgtgggcgtggctaagcgctgttcgccaagaaaacaacgtcggttttgagggtctaaacatgcacaaaaactcatgaaacttggcacacacatctggcctggtaaaatgagcaatattttattgtcgattgtgctatttttacaaaaatgactcaatagcgccccctagaaaattttaacgaagcagccccggttgtacgtttaagcaagaacgacgaatatttttaggtgtatgagggagcccaagacctacaaaaaagtctcttggacccatatgctaaaatgaacaggaagtgagctacgaatttttgaatgtcccatttttgacgatttttgcacatttacagggggcatacttttgcccacttctcctacacgtttcatccgactgagtgaagacttgacctggaccatgtcaagaactgagccaacgacagggggaaaaatcttgacttttcgaaatactatatgatgagggcggggcatcaaaatttgtgttttgcactgaaaaaggatatgcttaataactccccggtacatgctccaaaaaatcccaaacttgacatgtatgtttatagtcaaggcctgaagctatctatatgaaaacattcagttatatatgcagcgccacctagcccttaacacatgaaaaaaaaataccccacttacggtatttttacaaaaattgtaaactcattctcagtgtgataactaagtcatttatgaatattcttttactttccaccactcaaaatgttcactggcatcagacctatccaaacataagtattttttatttagttttatttatttttgatagcctctatggacgttaaaagcagtatcctgaatgaaggatatgcttaataactccccggtgcatgcttcaaaaaatcccacacttgacatggatatttatagtcaaggcgtgaaggtatctctgtgacaaaattcagttataaatacagcgccacctagtccttaaggcataaaaaaaaaaaaaaaaaaaaaacaacacttacggtattttgtacaaaatttgtgaactcattgtaagtgtaataactaagtcattaatgaatattcttttactttttccactactcaagatgttcactggtatcagaccgatccaaacatatgtacttttttattttgttttatttatttttgatagcctatatggacaataaaagcaacatcgtgcaatgagtacgagcgatgacgggtatataaacttttgcaaaaaataccaatcaggtcaactcattccctaaaaataaaaaaggacgctgatttttgcagatcttaacaatcaccaaaccccattgagcttgacacacacatcacacctggcaaaaaaaaatccacatgtaaaggtttatcatgccatgttaaaagaaattttgctcctaatgtgcttGTCCTAattaccccaatgtgcgagtaccccaacgtgcaagtaccccaacgtgcaaataccccaatgtggcccgggctgcgagggccctttatagctgctcgcagctctagttggaGATGTTCCACTTTGTCtctaaaataaaatgagatTGTGTTTGTTGAGTGTTTATGGTCATGTCTTATTGCAATGTTCTTATCTGTTTTATCTTGACTTTGTATTGTTTtgtgatttgtattttaatgtatttatgtataggGAACTACAGATGCAAATTAGCAACTGCTGCTAGAATCTGGCATATTTATAACGTGATTTGTTGTTCATGAATGTACATTGTCCctttcaaatgaaatgaaatgaaatgtgattgtttggaaAGTAgggaactaaactaaaacagaaAAGGTCTTCACGTTAGTCAGTTTCAAATTTGGGCCAAAGTGAGACGGTAGATAGCGCCCTCTCATGTTCAGGCTATATATTTTCGAGTCATTCAACATGATATTATTTTCCAACTGCAGGCCCCATGAATCCTCCCTCAATACAGTCCTGCTTTATTTGAAAaggtcaaatgtttttttgttgtaattttgaAAACAAGGATTGAACTTTTTATCCATAGTTCCAAAAGgtattttttggcacaaaaacaacactgtCCATCATCAAAAGAATGCCTTACCTACCTACATTGCTGGAATCATGATTTGAGCTGTTTTTCTTCAGTTGGAATTGGGCAGAAGCAATTATGTACAAATCCAAGTAGCATTCAGTGGTAGGACAAAACCTTCAGGCTTCTGCTAGAaagcaacaaaaatgtcaggaaaagctacAAGAAAatctgcactttatttattgaGGTTTCATTAGAAGCATTTTAAAAGAGAGTATTATGcagtttatttatatttcctCTCTCGAAAAAGTGAAAAAGGTTTTGACTTGAAGTTGCAATACACAATCACTTCACAACTATTAGCAATTTAGCAGTTGTGAACTGTTCAAAAAATAgtactttaatattttattgccAGACCTttactgccaaaataaacaGGTGTATTTATAACCTGCCATAAGCTCAATgctaacaaaatacaaaatgccatagacaggctaacaaatagcaaTTATGTGACAGTGTTGTACTGCAAAACTACAGACATTTGAATTCAGCCAGTCAATATCACAATTAGCATCTCTTCAGTAAAGACGATTCAACAACTATTTTCGATATGATTTGGTGGGGTGCGAAGCCGTTCAGGCACGGTTCCATTCGAAAGTGGAATGATTCAATTTGGTTCAACAAGTTGAGATTGCGGTTCGATTCGATATGGTACGGCTCAGTTGGAGAGGTTATGgtgcaattactttttttttttgtcattctacATTCATTTAAATCCACTTGTTAATACAGTAGTGTAAATGTGGCATTTCCTTCTAAAATATatctcacccaaaaaaaaaagacggttcGATTTCAAAGTGGAACGATTTGATTCAGTTCAATTAGCTACACCcacatcttaaaaaataaaaaaaaacagcaacaacaaacaaacaaacaaacaaaaaagacttTCCAGTTAAAACTGGTTTTTGTTACACCCATAATAACAGTACTCAAAAGCATATTTTCTTCATCCTttctcaaaaaaagaaaatattactgCAACTTACGGAATCACTTACAGgggttgtgaaactcttcttcgtGTCTGCATGTTTGCATTGTACTGCCCCCAGTGGTCAATTGTGCacataccagaagttgttgtaatcaatcaattaattatggTGCAATACTATTATTTACTTTCTATTTGATAATgttactaatatatatattttttttaaagtaacaaaGTCATAATACAAATACCGGTAACGGTTTTGGGGACAGCCcagtattttcttctttttttttcttaattttttccCTGCTTttctttgtattaaaaaaaatcataaaatgatCAATAGGTCATATCAACTTGTCAATAAAAGTAAGAATTTTACTgtaaatagtttttgtttttgcagcccTATGTTGTTGAATCTCAGGCCGCAGCTGCTCTCTCAGCATGAGTGTGAATCTTTTTGCACGTCAGGGGCTCAAAAGATGCACTCCTCCACTCGAAGTGGGAGAGGCCTACTTTGGGAAACCGGAGTGTCCTGCTTAACTATTTGACACCTCCGTACGAGGAGTTAACCTGTAGCCAAGCATGTGGTTAATCTTCTCTGCACGGTCGCGGAGGCTTTAAAGCGCTGCCTGCCAGCTTCCTCTCTGCCACTCGGGAGCAAACTTCAACACATGGAGATGAAAATGTCTGTTGTGACCAAGAAGTTGTGGTGCGTTCACAAAGTGCTGGTGCTGCTGATCTCGCCACTCCTCTTTTCGCCTTTACTTCTGACCTTGCCTGAAAAGGTGAGTGAGTGAAGAGCACACTACACTTTTTGCTTGCTGACAAACAACTCATTTTTAACCAGCATTTTATGCATCCCAAGTTTAGTCATCTTGTCTTGTGTTTAGGAAGGACGATGTCTTTATGTGGTGGTGCTCATGGCAACGTTTTGGTGCTCGGAAGCGCTCCCGCTGGCCGTCACCGCCTTGCTACCTATCTGCCTATTTCCAACTCTGGGGATCATTTCGTCCAAAATACTCTGTCCTCAATACTTCATGGAAACCAACTTTCTCTTCTTAAGCGGCCTGGTGATGGCGTCGTCCATTGAGGAGTGGGGTCTCCATCGCAGGATAGCGCTCAAGGTCCTCACCATTGCAGGAGTAAAACCAGCATGGTAAGAAAATCCAGTCTACTGGTTACTGTTATTGACCATTTAGTAATTGCCATCACTAGTAAGAGATCATTAAGGCTATTCTGCTGTAAATAAAAGCGTCTACCATCTAGTGGAaaagcatttaactcatttgctcccaaaaatgtataaatatgttccattttaaatgttaccatgctcccaaagacgtatttatatgttttttaatgcgttttttttatttttttatttatttttttattaatgcttgagcatacagaaggctttgatacagccacTGAACTGacaagaatgcttgaagcaatggtagttattacaaaaacggccagcaggtgccagcagagtataagagatcaaccagggccatgttgcaaaaagctcgtTCCCCACTGTTTCAAACACAttcgtgaataatgatgaaagttatctatattctaatgctaattgctacaaaatgtaaacaaatatacattttttttcccctgataaaagaagagactctaatctttcttttggtatgttctgtgtttttatagaacagaatattcagtgggccttgcaaaatcagtcaaaatccagtaaaacagccgggagcgaagggggttgcttcagtaaaaatggctgcgagtgaatgagttacttAATTTGTTGTTAAAATTCCCCCCATtccgccccccgccccctctctCTTTTCCACATTTCTATAGGCTCATACTGGGCATGATGATGACCTCTGCCTTCCTGTCCATGTGGCT is a genomic window of Festucalex cinctus isolate MCC-2025b chromosome 2, RoL_Fcin_1.0, whole genome shotgun sequence containing:
- the LOC144013711 gene encoding uncharacterized protein LOC144013711 isoform X2 — encoded protein: MGGGVCKRGSAGNNVFSGEEDSSSYKPLKRERKTMSKIILFIQVVTACYVTHCQAKIEVNCDKNVDLSCPCRDNAQFLLLTWYKVSESFQPLDNMTFDPSELKSYQNVKMNGQIRRFIISIGEGQVEKAIISQRSAFGENDSLHLPAVTPQDSGAYKCAITAKVGGQNKECMVDLFVHACVINTPTTNVQLTTIPSAVNSSRHGEELPLPVMWSVLGCLAVGLAKVLVSYISIRVIQACCL
- the LOC144013711 gene encoding uncharacterized protein LOC144013711 isoform X3 gives rise to the protein MGGGVCKRGSAGNNVFSGEEDSSSYKPLKRERKTMSKIILFIQVVTACYVTHCQAKIEVNCDKNVDLSCPCRDNAQFLLLTWYKMNGQIRRFIISIGEGQVEKAIISQRSAFGENDSLHLPAVTPQDSGAYKCAITAKVGGQNKECMVDLFVHACVINTPTTNVQLTTIPSAVNSSRHGEELPLPVMWSVLGCLAVGLAKVLVSYISIRVKKLMLGTCEHYECNMNKIG
- the LOC144013711 gene encoding uncharacterized protein LOC144013711 isoform X1, translating into MGGGVCKRGSAGNNVFSGEEDSSSYKPLKRERKTMSKIILFIQVVTACYVTHCQAKIEVNCDKNVDLSCPCRDNAQFLLLTWYKVSESFQPLDNMTFDPSELKSYQNVKMNGQIRRFIISIGEGQVEKAIISQRSAFGENDSLHLPAVTPQDSGAYKCAITAKVGGQNKECMVDLFVHACVINTPTTNVQLTTIPSAVNSSRHGEELPLPVMWSVLGCLAVGLAKVLVSYISIRVKKLMLGTCEHYECNMNKIG